AATGGGAAGATAAATCACTCCCTTTACATTTGAATAGCCTCGTATCACTACCAAGCTGAACAGCTCTAGCTGGGGCTGTTGAACAATTGGCTCTTGTAgtttaaaataaatgtcaaaatgctGAATGCTTTTAAGTGATTAGATTGTTGTTAGTTGCCTCGATTAGGCTAATTATCTCCAATGCTTTAGTTcgtaatagtaatagtagtatGATAGTATTTATCACTAATGCAAGAGAAATGCATCATAACTTAATCAAGGATCAGTATACCAACCTTAGGTTGTATGTGGACACTTAAAGCGTTTTCTTTTgtagtcattttttttcttagaaCACTTAAAAGCAGagcacaacaaaataaaagttttaattTATCCCATACGCTAATATTCATTACTTTAACCTGACAAATTATGTATCGTGTAGTAGCTTTTCTGCCTGGGTTAGCTTTGTCTGCTCTCGGCTGAGCAGATAACTAAGCGAAGCATATCCTATGATGTGCAAAGAGACACATTGTATGAGCCAATTTGTTTAATCAGCACCGTCATCACTGTATGAGGTAGCTTCTGCAAGAGTAGCTGTGGTGGGAAAGGAGCTCTACTCATCTGGTGCTCCACTGCAAGAAAGGAACCATGAAGAAAGGTAAGATGAGAAATTAATACAAAATTTTTGTTTATATGTATGGCTGTTATTTTTAGTGAATAAAAGTTTTCCCCCCTCAGTTTGGTTTGCTGCATTTACACTGGTGCTCCTGGAGCTTCCCATGAAGGTTGGCACTGCCCCAATTTGCACCCATGGACAAGCTGGATGCCACGTTCTCTCCCTGGCAGATCTCTTTGACAGGGTCATACAACAGTCCTCAAGAATGCACGGCATCTCCACTGATCTGCACTCTGAATTTGTGagttctttttttcatttgtgacATTGGTCATCCATCACCATCCATCACACTTCGACctccattcatccatcatcaATCACCCTTTGAGTTGGCTATTTCTCAAGACCAGAAATCAGTGTCATGTCtgatacgtgtgtgtgtctttgcaggaGCAATATTTCTTTCCCAGCAAGAACCTTGTAGGAAAACCTAAGTGCCACACAAATGGCATACTAACCCCAGAAGATAAGGAGAATGCACAAAGGCTAGGGGTGAGCATTCATGTTGTAAATTTTACGTATAGTCAAAGCTACTTAGCACATAGATGATTTCACTGCATCTTGTGATGCAATTTTTGCAATCAAGTTGTACTTTACCACCCTAAGTTATTTATGCAGTTCTTTCATGTGCAGAGAGAACAATTGACAGAGGTGATCCTGAGGCTGCTGGGGGCTTGGGGTAACCCCCTATCTCAACTCTACCAGAGCATGTCTCAGGATCAGAATCAAGACTTCAACCACTACAGCTCAAACAAGGCACTGGAGATCAGTGATGTGGTGCATGAGCTGAGGGTTGGAGTAGCAAAAATGGCTGAGAAGGTAAGCTTCTAGATGTGTTGTGTGGTCATATCTAACAGTGACTATATTTATTACAGTGTTTTAATGTGATCAGTTATTTGGAGTGTATCACATTCTCGTTGGAAAGCATCACTACATTTAGTTTTCATTTCTGTGACATACTGCATGTGTCTTCATGCGTTGCTTGAAATAATTAATTGAGCACCATCAATTTTTCTTGTGTCTGTCTCAGATGAAGCTCTTGGGAGTGTTTGGTAACACTGTGAGTTACATTTCTCCTGAGAGTTTGGtcccctcttcttccttttctttctacAATCAAGGAGAACTCAACTCAATGGACCATCATGACTTGCTCTACTGCTTCCGCAGAGACTCCAACAAAGTCAAAAATTATCTCCGTATCCTGAAATGCACCACCCTCCCTGGACTGGACTGTTAATGGTGATAGCAAAGCAGTCTAATGTAGTATCTTTAATTTTGTCTAACTAGAAAATTGTGCTTACATCCTTTGTAATGCAtttcatgtgtgcatttgttgtAGAGGATTGTGTGTGCTGCTTGCAGTATTATTGTTATAGGTAATTAGATAAGTTAACTTTTGAGCATtgagcatgaaaataaaaaaaaattaaacttaaagtaaaccttcattattgtttttggtCATCCTCTTAATGGGGAGCACAAGCTCTCCATATTTATAGAACTGGTAGATGGTGCATAGTAGAGTGTTCATTACCATGTAAATGGGTTTGCTCCAGAGAGGCCACACAATAAGAACAAGCAATGTGGAAATCAGAATTCATTCAAACACTTTATTTACAGTTGATCTACACATtcaaaaatatttacaaaatataTCAtgtgaaatttgacttcaaaaaGGTTTTGGATTGTGAGCAGAGTATTGTGTAAAGCTGACCAAATATATTAAAGCTGACCAAATAAGAAATGTCCGATGCATTAAATGAAGTGACTCATTTGTGCCTTTAACCGATTGCAAATACAATTAGAGAGTGGAGATTTTTCCTGGAAAGTCTTGTCAATGTACCAATGAATTGCTCACTGAAGCCAGTGAACTGCAATGAGATGTTTGACTGAGCAATTACATTTATGATGCAACAAAAGGGTTACATACATTGAATAGTTAATATTATCAGTGTTAGTCTTCAGACAGCGTATTCCATCCACACATTTTACCACCCTCCCATTGATGTTGCCCTTCTATAGGTTGTTGTGAATTTGAGAAAGTCATTAGTTTATTTTCCACTCATTACAGCCTCTCATGTGTCCCTGACACTCTTCTGTGGTGGTGATCTCTCTGTTCTTGCATTGGTGTGATTCTGTGAtgattcttcctcttcctgagCAAGACCTTGGGCCATGAGCTCGTCCATTGGGGAGCGAGCATTATGAACCTCCTTCTCCTTACAGTTCCTCCACTTCATTCTGCGGTTCTGGAACCAGATCTTCACCTAAAGCAGCAGGAGAATGGAGAGGTAATTGTAGTTCAATTTATGTTGTAGACTTTAAGCTGTGCTAGTGGTGGAGCTCTAGGGATGgcaatgtctgtctgtctgccacttTGGTCCAACAACTGTTAAAAGGATTGATATGAAATTTTGTTCATACCTTCATGGTGTggacaaagaagaaaattaCTGACTTTACCTGACTTTTACCTGTCATGCTAATACAACTGAAATTTGTGGTCAGTGATTGAAAACTGTGAGCCACCCCAAagcccacacatgcacaaaaaggACACCACCATTCCAGAAAGATTTTGACTAATACAGTGGCCTGCTTGTCTCTGTGATTGCTAATGTGAGAATTGGCAACACTGCTAGTGACTAATCATCTTcattgtactttgtgtttagtgctctTTAGCAAATGTTGGTATGgtaacacactaaactaaggtca
This sequence is a window from Chaetodon trifascialis isolate fChaTrf1 chromosome 10, fChaTrf1.hap1, whole genome shotgun sequence. Protein-coding genes within it:
- the LOC139337330 gene encoding prolactin-like → MKKVWFAAFTLVLLELPMKVGTAPICTHGQAGCHVLSLADLFDRVIQQSSRMHGISTDLHSEFEQYFFPSKNLVGKPKCHTNGILTPEDKENAQRLGREQLTEVILRLLGAWGNPLSQLYQSMSQDQNQDFNHYSSNKALEISDVVHELRVGVAKMAEKMKLLGVFGNTVSYISPESLVPSSSFSFYNQGELNSMDHHDLLYCFRRDSNKVKNYLRILKCTTLPGLDC